One segment of Neodiprion fabricii isolate iyNeoFabr1 chromosome 1, iyNeoFabr1.1, whole genome shotgun sequence DNA contains the following:
- the LOC124181677 gene encoding uncharacterized protein LOC124181677 yields the protein MWFPGTFARELRFRGLTFTRSTPQRPGKVSKKFFDTQYLKLEPAFNAYKAANINELANLINNKKRLTSNPIDPTFENWIVNLSNTDIPVNVTDVLKMGPKYGIPFKTNCIPTNKLISDFESKISFISSNSRNTARQDFTNTIKKFINTPAPLHADKNILHKIKETKIFQNNNQDLLFLKADKGNTTVVMNKQMYEDEMLQQLSNNNTYKVVRYDLTCTLQQEVKKLTTDWSKSKLISDQLRSQIAKTDCLPPRAYGLPKIHKPDTPVRIIVSFTDSPTINLARFLSQCIGNNIIPPLSRVRDSFALVNTIRDFRLPADHILVSLDVVSLFTNVPQNLAINAVKQRWHQLVDKIPVPLNELLKALHICLAAIFKFNHNIYAQTYGLPMGSPLSPILSDLVLDDLEQYCLNKLDFKPSFFFRYVDDIITAVPSDKVAEMLSVFNSFHPRLQFTSELESNHQISFLDILIINDNQLIKTDWFHKATWSQRY from the exons ATGTGGTTTCCTGGGACCTTCGCCAGGGAACTGAGGTTCCGTGGACTAACGTTTACCCGTAGTACGCCACAGAGGCCCGGTAAAG tgtcaaaaaaattcttcgacacACAATACCTGAAATTGGAACCGGCCTTCAACGCTTACAAGGCGGCTAACATCAACGAGTTAGCTAATCtgattaataacaaaaaacggCTCACTTCTAATCCAATTGACCCGacctttgaaaattggattgTAAACCTCAGCAATACTGATATTCCTGTCAATGTTACCGACGTGCTAAAAATGGGACCCAAATATGGCATTCCTTTTAAGACTAACTGCATCCCAACCAACAAACTCATCTCTGATTTCGAATCAAAGATTTCCTTCATTTCTTCTAATTCTCGTAATACGGCCCGCCAAGATTTTACCAACACTATAAAAAAGTTCATCAACACTCCTGCTCCCCTTCACGCTGACAAGAATATCCTTCataaaatcaaagaaactAAGATCTTCCAAAATAACAACCAGGACTTACTTTTCTTGAAGGCGGATAAGGGAAACACGACTGTTGTGATGAACAAACAAATGTACGAGGATGAAATGTTGCAACAACTCTCTAACAACAACACTTACAAAGTTGTTAGATACGATCTCACCTGTACCTTGCAACAAGAAGTCAAAAAACTAACAACTGATTGGTCTAAAAGCAAACTCATCTCTGATCAACTGAGAAGTCAAATTGCAAAAACTGATTGCCTACCACCTAGAGCTTACGGACTACCGAAAATCCACAAACCGGATACACCGGTACGAATTATAGTTTCCTTCACTGATAGTCCGACTATCAATCTGGCTCGTTTCCTCAGTCAATGTATAGGTAACAACATCATACCTCCCTTGTCACGGGTAAGAGATAGTTTTGCTCTGGTGAATACTATTAGGGACTTTCGTCTTCCAGCTGATCATATTTTAGTTTCGCTGGATGTTGTATCTTTGTTCACAAATGTACCACAAAATCTTGCAATCAACGCTGTTAAACAACGCTGGCATCAGTTGGTGGACAAAATTCCGGTCCCACTTAACGAACTCTTAAAAGCATTGCACATATGTTTGGCTgccatatttaaatttaaccatAACATATATGCTCAAACTTATGGTTTACCGATGGGCTCACcgctctctccaattttgtctGATTTGGTTTTGGATGATCTTGAACAATATTGTCTCAATAAACTGGACTTCAAgccttcattctttttcagatATGTAGACGACATAATTACAGCTGTCCCTTCAGATAAAGTTGCAGAAATGCTTTCAGTTTTCAACAGTTTCCATCCGAGACTACAATTTACATCTGAATTAGAGTCTAATCACCAAATTAGCTTTTTAGATATCCTGATCATCAATGATAACCAGCTAATTAAAACTGATTGGTTTCATAAGGCTACTTGGTcacaaag GTACTAA
- the LOC124181695 gene encoding uncharacterized protein LOC124181695, whose amino-acid sequence MAEPSLDIIYYNMAQSNTKNKIEKQMENEVFEVDPYVRRTSIHRTPPQPRRATTLEVQTKDPAPVQTPLILIDAEAPREAAQKGAFELKGAIPKARREGARTMSCPGEVTTRNVQEVSERESLKDLITLIEGMKAFTVAHKNTHVAHREDVAKAAIIIRRVKRAWNRMEEECAGTRVPRETGDKATQTGAQQLQQKQQEAATTNKRKEISPSTGAAEKRPRPVKQGEKPYQEGWSEVVKRGRRTAAATTPAAPVAPTKNTAAAPAKTDGGKNYADVLKKVRGQVDPDKVGASITAVRRTRGGDVLLELKGSGGAQALKEAVAMALGDRAKVTTLEPAMTIDVRDLDEITTAEETRAALSSALKAPLEGEIRLRSGVRGTQTALMRIPERTARKLLAIGKVKIGWTACRIRERIMVDRAQGEGLQEVQSSVHRLHKWWRKGRPFRRERSVQGFQGRAAEGQGPAEREGHREGVPSSDNAGSKSDRGGADNALPHKPWSDLQTEARFLPEMAGVRGDNAGSGDRPGVVILQVNLNRSRAAQDLLTQTAAAHGAGILIVSEPSGAGTQGNWMVDRRGDAAILATNNIPGTLTLEGRGEGFVWARTSGLTIYSCYFSPNVAPIDFEAQLDRLKASIRTASGRIIVAGDFNAKSPSWGSSKLDPRGQAVVEFLARLDLHPVNEGGAPTWQRVSTGSGSVIDITAGSLEVAAEFQGWRVLEDETLSDHRCIAMRWLPAKPGKPLGKGFDGGWAVHRSDKEAMMTCLRKEKEEQADNPADSEVDRLMNTLTKACDAGVPRRRPPRGRTAAHWWNERIAALRRDCVRARRLAQRARARGGDSQNDQATAYRLAKKALRTEIKATKARCWEKLLQTVDGDP is encoded by the exons ATGGCCGAACCGTCGTTAGACATAATCTACTACAATATGGCTCAATCTAacacaaaaaacaaaattgagaaACAGATGGAGAACGAGGTCTTTGAGGTGGATCCCTACGTCAGAAGGACTAGCATCCACCGGACACCACCACAGCCCAGGCGGGCCACCACCTTGGAGGTGCAGACGAAGGACCCGGCGCCTGTCCAGACGCCACTCATCCTTATCGACGCAGAGGCGCCGAGAGAGGCTGCGCAGAAGGGGGCGTTCGAGCTGAAGGGAGCGATCCCGAAAGCTAGGAGAGAGGGAGCAAGGACGATGAGCTGCCCCGGAGAGGTGACCACCCGAAACGTGCAGGAGGTAAGCGAGAGGGAATCGCTGAAGGACCTGATTACCCTTATTGAGGGCATGAAGGCCTTCACGGTGGCCCACAAGAATACCCACGTCGCCCACAGAGAGGACGTGGCTAAGGCAGCCATAATCATTAGGCGAGTCAAGCGTGCCTGGAACAGGATGGAGGAGGAGTGTGCCGGAACCAGAGTACCGCGGGAGACTGGGGACAAGGCCACGCAAACAGGGGCGCAACAGCTGCAGCAGAAACAACAGGAGGCAGCAACAACTAACAAGAGGAAAGAGATCTCCCCCTCAACTGGAGCCGCGGAAAAGAGGCCGCGCCCAGTAAAGCAGGGAGAGAAACCCTATCAGGAGGGCTGGAGCGAGGTGGTCAAGCGGGGCCGCCGCACGGCAGCCGCCACAACGCCTGCAGCGCCAGTGGCGCCAACCAAGAACACGGCCGCGGCCCCCGCCAA GACGGATGGGGGGAAAAACTACGCGGATGTCCTCAAGAAGGTAAGGGGCCAGGTGGACCCCGACAAGGTTGGTGCCTCCATTACGGCAGTTAGGAGGACCAGAGGCGGGGACGTCCTTCTCGAGCTCAAGGGCTCAGGCGGGGCACAGGCCCTGAAGGAGGCCGTCGCAATGGCCCTGGGTGACCGGGCTAAAGTGACGACGCTGGAGCCGGCTATGACCATCGATGTCCGGGATCTCGATGAAATCACGACGGCAGAGGAGACCAGGGCGGCCCTCAGCAGCGCCCTGAAAGCACCATTGGAGGGAGAGATCAGGCTGAGGAGCGGCGTCCGGGGCACGCAGACCGCGCTTATGCGTATCCCAGAGCGGACTGCCCGGAAGCTACTGGCGATAGGTAAGGTCAAGATCGGCTGGACCGCCTGCCGGATCCGTGAGAGGATCATGGTGGACAG GGCACAAGGAGAAGGACTGCAAGAGGTCCAGTCCTCGGTGCATCGTCTGCACAAATGGTGGCGCAAGGGCCGACCATTTCGCCGGGAGCGGTCAGTGCAGGGCTTTCAGGGTAGAGCTGCAGAAGGCCAAGGACCGGCGGAACGGGAGGGCCATCGAGAGGGAGTCCCCTCCAGCGACAACGCGGGCAGCAAGAGCGACCGGGGTGGAGCCGATAATGCTCTCCCCCACAAACCATGGAGTGACCTTCAGACGGAGGCTCGATTCCTTCCCGAAATGGCAGGAGTAAGGGGAGACAACGCAGGATCCGGGGACAGGCCTGGGGTAGTAATACTCCAGGTAAATCTAAACCGGAGCCGCGCCGCCCAGGACCTGCTGACCCAGACCGCCGCTGCGCACGGTGCCGGGATACTGATAGTCTCGGAGCCCAGCGGCGCGGGAACGCAGGGGAACTGGATGGTGGACCGGCGGGGGGACGCGGCGATACTAGCGACGAACAACATCCCTGGCACCCTCACGCTGGAGGGAAGAGGGGAGGGGTTCGTCTGGGCGAGAACGAGTGGCTTAACCATCTACAGCTGCTATTTCTCGCCCAACGTCGCGCCCATCGACTTCGAGGCCCAGCTGGATCGCCTGAAGGCCAGCATCCGGACAGCGAGTGGCAGGATCATCGTGGCTGGGGACTTCAACGCGAAGTCCCCGAGCTGGGGGTCCTCGAAGCTGGACCCGAGGGGCCAGGCCGTTGTTGAATTCTTGGCAAGGCTCGACCTCCACCCCGTCAACGAAGGCGGCGCACCGACATGGCAGAGGGTGAGTACTGGCTCCGGCTCAGTTATAGACATCACGGCAGGTAGCCTGGAGGTAGCGGCTGAGTTTCAAGGGTGGAGGGTCCTGGAGGACGAAACCCTCAGTGACCACCGCTGCATCGCTATGAGATGGCTGCCTGCCAAGCCTGGTAAACCACTAGGGAAGGGGTTTGATGGCGGGTGGGCCGTCCATAGATCAGACAAGGAGGCCATGATGACCTGCCTCCGCAAAGAAAAGGAGGAGCAGGCAGACAACCCGGCTGACTCGGAGGTTGACAGGCTCATGAACACCTTGACCAAAGCGTGCGATGCGGGAGTGCCGAGGAGAAGACCCCCTCGAGGCAGGACCGCCGCACATTGGTGGAACGAGAGGATCGCAGCGCTCAGGCGGGATTGCGTCAGGGCCAGGCGGCTGGCGCAGAGAGCCAGGGCTAGGGGTGGTGACTCGCAGAACGACCAGGCAACAGCGTACCGGCTAGCCAAGAAGGCCCTGAGGACGGAAATCAAGGCCACCAAGGCCCGATGCTGGGAGAAACTACTTCAAACCGTCGACGGGGACCCGTAG
- the LOC124181706 gene encoding uncharacterized protein LOC124181706 — MPATKIRRSANGGVLIEVAGPNGAQKADVLAAYLGEMTRAEYGDAVRISRPTTKGEIRVQGMDDSVTAEELAAVMAATGGCGIEAVKVGPLREMTNGLRSAWVQCPLRAATKIAAKGKIPVGWTTVRVNLLEARPRQCFRCWEFGHIGATCKAPEARGAACDRCGGEGHQARTCTAAPRYANCAERGGNSAHRMGSGQCPAVEERGRRPAAVTNRNGQAAPSTASVAVQPQP, encoded by the coding sequence ATGCCAGCGACCAAGATCCGGCGCTCTGCCAACGGGGGAGTACTGATCGAAGTAGCCGGCCCAAATGGAGCGCAAAAAGCCGACGTACTGGCGGCATACCTCGGCGAGATGACGAGGGCCGAATACGGGGACGCGGTTCGAATCTCGCGCCCCACCACCAAGGGAGAAATCCGAGTCCAGGGCATGGACGACTCCGTAACGGCGGAAGAGCTTGCCGCCGTAATGGCTGCAACAGGAGGGTGCGGAATCGAAGCGGTAAAGGTTGGACCCCTGCGGGAGATGACCAACGGCCTGCGGAGCGCGTGGGTCCAGTGTCCGCTGAGAGCGGCCACGAAAATAGCCGCAAAGGGGAAGATACCGGTAGGATGGACGACGGTGCGAGTCAACCTCCTCGAGGCCCGACCGCGGCAATGCTTTCGGTGCTGGGAATTCGGTCACATTGGGGCGACCTGCAAGGCACCCGAAGCACGCGGGGCAGCGTGCGACAGGTGCGGCGGCGAAGGGCACCAGGCGCGAACATGCACGGCGGCTCCCAGATACGCCAACTGCGCAGAGAGGGGCGGCAACAGCGCGCACAGAATGGGCTCCGGACAATGTCCGGCAGTAGAGGAGCGGGGTCGGAGGCCCGCAGCGGTGACGAACCGAAATGGCCAGGCTGCCCCAAGTACTGCGAGTGTTGCAGTGCAACCTCAACCGTAG